The Daucus carota subsp. sativus chromosome 9, DH1 v3.0, whole genome shotgun sequence genome window below encodes:
- the LOC108203054 gene encoding uncharacterized protein LOC108203054: protein MGSKAPLSDQQEQVQENIYSQINAFCTSMDDILRTDISSTKEPMSTEQNAGLRRSGLSLAVGRSAPTKTSPVVPETKPLKLSEVSQMFKDLSGYTLKLKPSQIPHKEAGQGLFIDGEADVGSIIAFYPGVIYSPAYYRYIPGYPRVDAENPYLITRYDGTVINAQPWGVGGETLELWDGSSVSEISQAVQDAETGSDRVWKMLSKPLEGKQLWGNGEVLERRNPLAFAHFANHPAQGMDPNVMVCSYDFPLFEKDMRMYIPNIAIGQGEEVKMKKIGSFWFKTGSSGSSVSAYPVLKTLVLVATRALSDEEVLLNYRLSNAKKRPSWYTPVDEEEDSRRWS from the exons ATGGGAAGTAAGGCTCCGCTGTCTGATCAGCAGGAGCAGGTCCAAGAGAACATTTACTCTCAAATCAACGCCTTCTGCACTTCGATGGATGACATTCTCCGTACTGATATTAGCAGCACAAAAGAGCCTATGTCCACTGAACAGAATGCTGGTCTACGTCGTAGTGGTCTTAGTCTTGCTGTTGGTAGGAGTGCGCCAACAAAGACAAGTCCTG TTGTACCTGAAACAAAGCCGTTAAAGCTTTCTGAGGTATCACAGATGTTTAAGGATCTTAGTGGTTACACCCTCAAGCTGAAACCATCTCAAATCCCTCACAAGGAGGCAGGTCAAGGGTTATTCATTGATGGTGAAGCTGATGTTGGTTCCATTATAGCATTTTATCCAGGTGTGATCTACTCCCCAGCATATTATCGTTATATACCTGGATATCCAAGGGTTGATGCAGAAAACCCTTACTTAATTACAAGATATGATGGAACTGTTATAAATGCACAGCCTTGGGGTGTTGGCGGTGAAACCCTTGAACTATGGGACGGGTCAAGTGTCTCTGAAATTTCACAAGCTGTACAAGATGCTGAGACGGGCTCAGACCGTGTCTGGAAGATGCTCAGTAAACCTTTGGAAGGAAAACAATTGTGGGGTAATGGAGAGGTGTTAGAGCGGAGAAACCCACTAGCTTTTGCTCATTTTGCCAACCACCCGGCACAGGGGATGGACCCAAATGTCATGGTTTGCTCCTATGATTTTCCTCTGTTTGAGAAAGACATGAGAATGTATATACCGAACATTGCTATTGGACAAGGCGAGGAAGTAAAGATGAAAAAAATTGGTAGTTTTTGGTTCAAAACTGGAAGTTCTGGCAGCAGTGTATCAGCTTATCCTGTTCTGAAGACTCTTGTCCTTGTAGCTACCCGGGCTCTTAGTGATGAAGAAGTGCTATTAAATTACAGACTTAGCAATGCAAAGAAGCGACCATCCTGGTACACTCCTGTAGATGAGGAAGAGGACAGCAGGAGATGGAGCTAA
- the LOC108203055 gene encoding benzoate carboxyl methyltransferase-like isoform X2 codes for MDLAYVLRMNAGNREGSYAKNCFLQKTVIFKARDVLEDAIKDYSSHGFPECFKLADLGCSSGPNALLIVANILDYVRALCQKKNLKAPDEYQVFLNDLPNNDFNSLFEMIPSFHSKVLENESGPEKSANCYISGVPGSFYTRLFPTKSLHFVHSSYSVHWLSQMRSQEMVIHGRMVLTLLGRSIADPTSKDCRYIYGLVAKSLHDLLAEGLLREEDINTFNLPIYTPCTSELKAIIKSEGSFSLDRLETFEVNWDMQDENEKLKPEYSSGEFVAKTIRAVLEPLLASHFGNTLMDKLFEQYAKHVSEHLSKEKTNYFNIVVSLTRK; via the exons aTGGATCTAGCATATGTTCTACGCATGAATGCCGGCAATCGTGAAGGTAGCTATGCTAAAAACTGCTTCCTACAG AAAACTGTGATATTCAAGGCGCGTGATGTTTTAGAAGACGCTATAAAGGATTATAGTAGCCATGGCTTCCCTGAATGCTTTAAGCTAGCTGATTTGGGTTGCTCTTCTGGTCCTAACGCTCTCTTGATTGTTGCAAATATACTTGATTATGTTCGTGCATTATGCCAGAAGAAAAATTTGAAAGCACCTGATGAGTATCAAGTGTTTCTAAATGATCTTCCGAATAATGATTTCAATTCACTTTTTGAAATGATACCTTCATTCCATTCAAAAGTACTTGAAAATGAGAGCGGTCCTGAAAAATCAGCAAATTGTTATATATCCGGAGTTCCAGGTTCTTTCTATACAAGACTCTTTCCGACTAAAAGCCTTCACTTTGTGCATTCTTCCTACAGTGTTCATTGGCTCTCCCAG ATGAGATCCCAAGAAATGGTTATTCATGGCCGGATGGTGTTAACACTCTTAGGCCGGAGCATTGCAGATCCCACCAGCAAAGATTGTCGTTATATTTATGGATTAGTAGCGAAGTCACTTCACGACCTGTTGGCTGAG GGTTTACTTCGTGAGGAGGACATCAATACATTCAATCTACCGATTTACACCCCATGCACCAGTGAATTGAAGGCAATAATCAAATCCGAGGGCTCGTTCAGTCTTGACAGACTGGAAACCTTTGAAGTTAACTGGGACATGCAGGATGAAAATGAAAAACTAAAGCCAGAGTATAGCAGTGGCGAGTTTGTTGCCAAAACAATTAGAGCTGTACTGGAGCCATTGCTCGCTAGTCACTTCGGAAATACTTTGATGGACAAGCTATTCGAGCAGTATGCAAAGCATGTCAGTGAGCATCTGTCGAAGGAGAAAACAAATTATTTCAATATTGTCGTCTCCTTGACAAGGAAATAA
- the LOC108203055 gene encoding benzoate carboxyl methyltransferase-like isoform X1, producing the protein MDLAYVLRMNAGNREGSYAKNCFLQKTVIFKARDVLEDAIKDYSSHGFPECFKLADLGCSSGPNALLIVANILDYVRALCQKKNLKAPDEYQVFLNDLPNNDFNSLFEMIPSFHSKVLENESGPEKSANCYISGVPGSFYTRLFPTKSLHFVHSSYSVHWLSQVPKTLLDSNKGNIFMAKESPSSVLEAYINQFKSDFTTFLQMRSQEMVIHGRMVLTLLGRSIADPTSKDCRYIYGLVAKSLHDLLAEGLLREEDINTFNLPIYTPCTSELKAIIKSEGSFSLDRLETFEVNWDMQDENEKLKPEYSSGEFVAKTIRAVLEPLLASHFGNTLMDKLFEQYAKHVSEHLSKEKTNYFNIVVSLTRK; encoded by the exons aTGGATCTAGCATATGTTCTACGCATGAATGCCGGCAATCGTGAAGGTAGCTATGCTAAAAACTGCTTCCTACAG AAAACTGTGATATTCAAGGCGCGTGATGTTTTAGAAGACGCTATAAAGGATTATAGTAGCCATGGCTTCCCTGAATGCTTTAAGCTAGCTGATTTGGGTTGCTCTTCTGGTCCTAACGCTCTCTTGATTGTTGCAAATATACTTGATTATGTTCGTGCATTATGCCAGAAGAAAAATTTGAAAGCACCTGATGAGTATCAAGTGTTTCTAAATGATCTTCCGAATAATGATTTCAATTCACTTTTTGAAATGATACCTTCATTCCATTCAAAAGTACTTGAAAATGAGAGCGGTCCTGAAAAATCAGCAAATTGTTATATATCCGGAGTTCCAGGTTCTTTCTATACAAGACTCTTTCCGACTAAAAGCCTTCACTTTGTGCATTCTTCCTACAGTGTTCATTGGCTCTCCCAG GTTCCAAAGACACTGCTGGATAGTAACAAAGGGAATATCTTCATGGCGAAAGAGAGTCCTTCTAGTGTTCTTGAAGCATACATTAATCAATTTAAAAGCGACTTCACAACTTTTCTGCAGATGAGATCCCAAGAAATGGTTATTCATGGCCGGATGGTGTTAACACTCTTAGGCCGGAGCATTGCAGATCCCACCAGCAAAGATTGTCGTTATATTTATGGATTAGTAGCGAAGTCACTTCACGACCTGTTGGCTGAG GGTTTACTTCGTGAGGAGGACATCAATACATTCAATCTACCGATTTACACCCCATGCACCAGTGAATTGAAGGCAATAATCAAATCCGAGGGCTCGTTCAGTCTTGACAGACTGGAAACCTTTGAAGTTAACTGGGACATGCAGGATGAAAATGAAAAACTAAAGCCAGAGTATAGCAGTGGCGAGTTTGTTGCCAAAACAATTAGAGCTGTACTGGAGCCATTGCTCGCTAGTCACTTCGGAAATACTTTGATGGACAAGCTATTCGAGCAGTATGCAAAGCATGTCAGTGAGCATCTGTCGAAGGAGAAAACAAATTATTTCAATATTGTCGTCTCCTTGACAAGGAAATAA
- the LOC108202110 gene encoding benzoate carboxyl methyltransferase-like: MDVVNILRMNAGSRKCSYAKNSTLQKTVLLKAQEVLEETIKDYGSRGFPGCFKIADLGCSSGPNALLLVANIVDSVHAFCQQKHLKEPNEYQVFLNDLPSNDFNAVFKTTPELCSKLENKISPEKSINCFICGVPGSFYKRLFPGNSLHFVHSSYSLHWLSQVPEEVLNTNKGNIYMANTSPGSVFEAYSNQFRRDFTAFLHMRSKEIVSDGRMVLTLIGRSSADPTSNNDCCYVFGLLAKSLQDMVAEGLIRGEDISSFNIPIYNPCTEELEAVIESEGSFSLDKSETFEVKWDTRDKYEILKSGEASGKFIAKTMRAVTEPLLASHFGNTMMNKLFERYAMHVTEHLSREEPKYFNIVVSLTKKCKSSRNHLDWD; this comes from the exons ATGGATGtggtaaatattttaagaatgaATGCAGGCAGTCGCAAATGTAGTTATGCTAAGAACTCTACACTTCAG aAAACTGTGCTATTGAAGGCGCAAGAAGTTTTGGAAGAAACTATCAAGGATTATGGTAGCCGTGGGTTCCCTGGATGCTTTAAGATAGCTGATTTGGGTTGCTCTTCAGGGCCTAATGCCCTGTTGCTTGTTGCAAATATAGTTGACAGCGTTCATGCATTTTGCCAACAGAAACATCTGAAGGAACCTAATGAGTATCAAGTGTTTCTAAACGATCTTCCAAGCAATGATTTCAACGCAGTTTTCAAAACAACACCAGAATTGTGTTCAAAACTTGAAAACAAGATTTCTCCTGAAAAGTCCATAAACTGTTTCATATGTGGAGTGCCAGGTTCTTTCTATAAAAGACTCTTCCCCGGTAACAGCCTTCACTTTGTTCATTCTTCGTATAGTCTTCATTGGCTCTCTCAG GTTCCAGAGGAAGTACTGAACACTAACAAAGGAAATATCTACATGGCAAACACGAGTCCTGGTAGTGTTTTTGAAGCATACTCTAATCAATTTCGAAGGGACTTCACAGCATTTCTACACATGAGATCCAAAGAAATAGTATCTGATGGAAGAATGGTGTTAACACTCATTGGCAGGAGCTCTGCAGATCCCACCAGCAACAACGACTGTTGTTATGTTTTCGGATTATTAGCAAAGTCACTTCAAGACATGGTGGCTGAG GGCTTAATTCGCGGAGAAGACATCAGTTCCTTCAACATACCAATATATAATCCATGCACGGAAGAATTAGAGGCAGTAATTGAATCTGAGGGCTCGTTTAGTCTTGACAAATCTGAAACCTTTGAAGTTAAGTGGGATACTCgcgataaatatgaaatattaaagtCTGGTGAAGCCAGTGGCAAGTTTATAGCCAAGACAATGAGAGCTGTAACAGAGCCGTTGCTTGCTAGTCATTTTGGAAATACTATGATGAACAAGCTATTTGAGAGGTACGCAATGCACGTTACTGAGCATCTGTCAAGGGAGGAACCTAAGTACTTCAATATCGTCGTCTCCTTAACGAAGAAATGTAAATCATCTAGAAATCATTTGGACTGGGACTAG
- the LOC135149197 gene encoding uncharacterized protein LOC135149197: MHEPRAPWFTSQDYEPVVVSNRDPLVSLAFDPAADDLNEGALFASKDILISAVKEAHIKTDRNFFVEKSSTSVYKVKCVVRDCNWKLRAAKKKTHGLFQITNCPEQHTCLLDRPTQDHRKISAKMIGCLVAPYVAQTPQLKVSNVITMVNDEYHHLISYMKAWRGKMAGMESTYGNWRTTYNELPRFLNVMASTNPGSVVVVNVVPHHTDRGTSTFVRAFWCLKAMIDG; encoded by the exons ATGCATGAGCCTAGAGCTCCCTGGTTTACAAGCCAAGATTATGAGCCTGTCGTAGTTTCAAATAGGGACCCACTTGTGTCACTTGCTTTTGATCCGGCCGCTGATGATTTAAACGAGGGAGCTCTATTTGCTAGCAAAGATATACTTATTTCTGCTGTCAAAGAGGCACATATAAAAACAGATCGGAACTTCTTCGTGGAGAAAAGCAGCACGTCCGTCTACAAAGTAAAGTGTGTGGTTCGAGACTGCAACTGGAAGCTAAGGGCGGCGAAGAAGAAGACCCACGGGCTTTTTCAAATAACAAATTGTCCAGAGCAGCACACATGCCTCCTAGATAGGCCGACGCAGGACCACCGAAAGATTTCTGCAAAAATGATTGGATGTTTGGTTGCTCCCTAC GTGGCCCAAACCCCTCAGTTGAAGGTGAGCAACGTCATAACAATGGTTAATGATGAATACCACCATTTGATAAGTTACATGAAAGCATGGAGGGGGAAGATGGCCGGTATGGAGAGCACTTATGGTAACTGGCGAACAACCTATAACGAGCTCCCTCGGTTCCTTAACGTCATGGCCAGTACAAATCCAGGAAGCGTGGTCGTGGTTAATGTGGTTCCACATCACACCGATAGGGGTACATCAACATTCGTTCGGGCATTTTGGTGCTTGAAAGCAATGATTGATGGTTGA